The following coding sequences lie in one Enterococcus sp. 9E7_DIV0242 genomic window:
- the cas1 gene encoding type II CRISPR-associated endonuclease Cas1 — protein MGWRTVIVNTHSKLSYKNNHLIFKSVNQHEMIHLSEIDVLLLETTDITLTTMLIKRLVDENILVLFCDDKRLPIGKLLPFYGRHDSSLQLSKQLAWNEERKAAVWTEIISQKIVNQSEQLKGQGYTEKSEALLALHDGLELFDPTNREGHAARIYFNRLFGNDFTREADNDINAGLNYGYTLLLSIFSRELVRSGCMTQFGLKHANQFNDFNLASDLMEPFRPLVDQIIYAQRKKPFPVMKRALFDLFTNNYMYNKKKMFLTNIVGDYTKKVVKVLNAEMEGVPKFRI, from the coding sequence ATGGGATGGCGAACGGTGATTGTAAATACTCATTCAAAGCTGTCTTATAAGAATAATCATTTGATTTTCAAGTCGGTAAATCAGCATGAGATGATTCATTTATCAGAAATTGATGTTCTTTTACTGGAGACGACAGATATTACCCTTACAACTATGTTGATCAAACGGTTGGTGGATGAAAATATTCTGGTTCTCTTTTGTGACGATAAGCGACTGCCAATAGGGAAATTATTGCCCTTTTATGGTCGTCATGATAGTAGCTTACAATTGTCAAAACAGCTTGCTTGGAATGAAGAGAGAAAGGCTGCTGTATGGACTGAGATTATTTCTCAAAAGATAGTGAATCAGAGTGAGCAGTTGAAGGGGCAAGGATACACTGAAAAATCAGAAGCGTTACTTGCTTTACATGATGGATTAGAATTATTTGATCCAACGAATAGAGAAGGACATGCGGCAAGAATTTATTTCAACCGACTTTTTGGCAATGACTTCACTCGTGAAGCGGATAATGATATTAATGCTGGATTGAATTATGGGTACACACTTTTACTGAGTATTTTTTCGAGAGAGTTAGTTAGGTCTGGTTGTATGACTCAGTTTGGCTTGAAGCATGCCAACCAATTTAATGACTTCAATCTGGCAAGTGATTTGATGGAGCCGTTTCGTCCATTGGTAGATCAGATTATTTATGCACAACGGAAGAAACCGTTTCCAGTGATGAAGCGTGCGCTATTTGACTTATTTACCAATAATTATATGTACAACAAGAAAAAAATGTTTTTAACGAATATTGTTGGTGACTACACGAAAAAAGTGGTGAAAGTATTGAATGCTGAGATGGAAGGAGTTCCTAAGTTTAGGATATGA
- the cas2 gene encoding CRISPR-associated endonuclease Cas2, whose protein sequence is MSYRYMRMMLMFDMPTETADDRKSYRRFRKFLLSEGFIMHQFSVYSKLLLNGTANQAMIARLKQNNPKKGLITLLTVTEKQFARMLYLNGERDQSAGNSDARVVFLGEDYDEA, encoded by the coding sequence ATGAGTTATCGTTATATGAGAATGATGTTAATGTTCGATATGCCGACGGAAACGGCAGATGATAGAAAATCATATCGCCGTTTTCGTAAGTTTCTGCTAAGTGAGGGCTTCATTATGCACCAGTTTTCTGTGTACAGTAAATTGTTATTGAACGGTACAGCGAATCAAGCAATGATTGCGCGCTTGAAGCAGAACAATCCAAAAAAGGGCCTGATCACACTGTTAACGGTCACAGAAAAACAGTTTGCTCGTATGCTCTATTTAAATGGTGAGCGAGATCAAAGTGCTGGGAACTCGGATGCCAGGGTAGTTTTTTTAGGAGAAGATTATGATGAAGCTTAA